Below is a genomic region from Catenuloplanes atrovinosus.
GGCCCGGTCGGAGAGGGCGCCACGCAGCGCGGCGGCCTTCATCTTCTTCGGGGTCCGCTGCGAGTAGTCGCGCGGCACCGGGCCGTGCACGACGCCACCGCCGGCGAACTGCGGCGCCCGGGTCGAGCCCTGGCGGGCGCGGCCGGTGCCCTTCTGCTTGTAGGGCTTCTTGCCGCCGCCGGAGACCTCGCCGCGGGTCTTCGCCTTGTGCGTGCCCTGGCGGGCGGCCGCCAGCTGAGCCACCACGACCTGGTGCATCAGCGGGATGTTGGCCTGCACGTCGAAGATCGCCGCGGGCAGGTCGACCGTGCCGGCCTTCGCGCCCTCGGTGTTCAGCACGTCAACGGAGCTCACTTGGCCGCACCCTTCTTCACGGGGGCCTTCGCGGCGGAACGCACCAGGATCAGCGCGCCCTTGGGGCCGGGAATGGCACCGCGGACGAGCAGCAGGTTGTTCTCCACGTCGACCGCCTGCACCGTCAGGTTCTGCACGGTGTAGCGCGCGCTACCCATCCGGCCCGCC
It encodes:
- the rplD gene encoding 50S ribosomal protein L4 gives rise to the protein MSSVDVLNTEGAKAGTVDLPAAIFDVQANIPLMHQVVVAQLAAARQGTHKAKTRGEVSGGGKKPYKQKGTGRARQGSTRAPQFAGGGVVHGPVPRDYSQRTPKKMKAAALRGALSDRAREGAVHVVEAFVSGETPSTKAALATLRKVTEETKVLVVLTGVDELNWLSLRNEPTVHLIEVGQLNTYDVLNSHAVVFTKDALDEFVGARSTSEEGDK